The following is a genomic window from Petrotoga sp. 9PW.55.5.1.
TCCTATATACTTTGCTATTCTGTATTCGTATATATCAAGTGCTAACCTACAAGTTTTATCTCCCTCTAAGGCGTTGTCTTCAATATCTCTCATATCGCTTGAAAATCCTTTTGTTAAACCATATACACCACTCTTTTTATTCAATATGTCTACTACTTCTTTTGCGGTTATACCTTCTTCCTGAGCTAAGAATGAAACTACAGCTGGATCTAAATCACCACTTCTTGTTCCCATTACTAATCCTTCTAAAGGTGTAAATCCCATGGAAGTGTCGATGGATTCTCCATATTTTACAGCTGCAATTGATGCTCCGTTTCCAATATGGGCAGTAATGATTTTCAAACTTTTCACATCTTTTCCAATTATTTCTGCGGCTCTTCTTGAAACGTATTTATGACTTGTCCCGTGGAATCCATATCTTCTTATTTTGTATCTTTCATAGTATTCGTATGGGATGGCGTATAAGTATGAGGTTTTAGGCATAGTTTGATGAAAAGATGTGTCAAAAACCGCTACCTCGGGAACATTTGGCAAAAGGTCCATTGCTGCTTTTATACCCATTACATTTGCAGGATTATGTAAAGGGGCCAAGAAAGACATCATTTCTATAGTATCTAAAGATTCTTTGTCTATTATAACTGATGATGAGAATCTCTCTCCTCCATGAACAACCCTATGCCCGACTGCGTTAATTTCATTCAGAGATGAAATGACTTTGTATTCATCCGATGTAAGTAAAATTAAAACATCCTTCAAACCATCTTCATGGTTTTTAATCGGCTTTTCTATAATTTGTTTTTTTTCATCTACTCTGTGAATTATTCTAGAACCTTCTATTCCTATTCTTTCTACTAAACCCTTAGCCAATACACTTTCATTGGTCATATCTAATAATTGATATTTTATAGAAGAACTACCAGAGTTGATAACTAGAATTTTCATAATCTTCCTCCTTGCTGAATTTTTGTTCCTTTAATTATACAGCATAGTTGAGAAATTTTCAAACAAAAATATCCAAAATTCAGAGAAAAATAATTCTAATTCAACACTAAAATTTTTGAATATATTTGCTAGAATATGACAACTAATTTCAACAATATCATGATTTTGTGTTATAATATT
Proteins encoded in this region:
- the ackA gene encoding acetate kinase; this translates as MKILVINSGSSSIKYQLLDMTNESVLAKGLVERIGIEGSRIIHRVDEKKQIIEKPIKNHEDGLKDVLILLTSDEYKVISSLNEINAVGHRVVHGGERFSSSVIIDKESLDTIEMMSFLAPLHNPANVMGIKAAMDLLPNVPEVAVFDTSFHQTMPKTSYLYAIPYEYYERYKIRRYGFHGTSHKYVSRRAAEIIGKDVKSLKIITAHIGNGASIAAVKYGESIDTSMGFTPLEGLVMGTRSGDLDPAVVSFLAQEEGITAKEVVDILNKKSGVYGLTKGFSSDMRDIEDNALEGDKTCRLALDIYEYRIAKYIGAYAAAMNGVDVLVFTAGVGENSPVTREEICENYLSYLGIKIDKEKNDFKGLERIISTPDSKVTVIVVPTNEELMIARETKELIDKNN